Proteins from a genomic interval of Desulfovibrio piger:
- a CDS encoding YidC/Oxa1 family membrane protein insertase, whose product MSLLYEIFILPIEIIYRAIYLGSLQFTHNYGLSILVLSCISAVAFIPLGRLAVGTQAREKKLQMIMAPQLARIRKESKGAERQRRINNLYKRYAYHPLLAVRSAFGVALQIPFLTGAYYMILGLTQLQGQPCLMIPDLSQPDGLLWGVNALPIVMTVVNIIATLTTPGLTRKDTLQAIIIAFFFLALLYNAASALLIFWTMNNVFFLLQNLRLPIRLPRFRKPGFAQGGMNTVMAATMRSVYSLSCAGLAILIFLYVPFQSYASDPNFFAAGPLDVLLGMVRYLSLTFFVVFVLWLWFPAKAKTIPAFVAFWALSLAFVNLFVLPGHFGALDGIRFLREAALTGPMSTFKDGLLPVLVALGLTALLFAFPKVRLQLPRVLSIAVFSLVALTAWNALTAEEPEQAKTSFTPPAYVADMQSYSKDGENVIVIVMDMFTGGHIERMLDDPWFTNGFRKGMDGFVWYPDTISMADATVMSLPSIYGGHAYSPAAVNARRDVTLEENINSAFAVMPRNFAAHGYDVCMLNGLEFFNQDFYERHLGKVENVTTVPQVKDDFQLKYHQGTSLRDFSSFFAMLGLFQASPNIIKQKIYDDGNWHDAGDGILVASMDACRAGDAFFRFAFTSGITTDAPRSTAKVFYTMLSHYMWHYAPDLKDGQPEIVADPYPATVGQLFFVDGLLPEHYYAERHLLRYLMIFFDQLKEAGIYDNTRIILVSDHGESDSPMVQRAYNDGKEYPDGTVFQTATYAPGRPHALLMVKEPHQRGELRISDAFMSSADVPTLALQGVGASDEFEMRDPAALPKPRILTHACGGARWSEHKENAYIFEQYRMEGTLFDASKCTREGAYQ is encoded by the coding sequence ATGTCGCTTCTGTATGAAATATTCATCCTGCCCATCGAGATCATCTACCGGGCCATCTATCTCGGCAGCCTCCAGTTCACCCACAACTACGGCCTGAGCATCCTCGTCCTGTCCTGCATCAGCGCCGTGGCCTTCATCCCCCTGGGACGTCTGGCCGTGGGCACCCAGGCCCGGGAAAAGAAACTCCAGATGATCATGGCCCCGCAGCTGGCCCGCATCCGCAAGGAATCCAAGGGGGCCGAACGCCAGCGCCGCATCAACAACCTCTACAAGCGCTATGCCTACCATCCGCTGCTGGCCGTCCGTTCGGCCTTCGGCGTGGCCCTGCAGATCCCCTTCCTGACCGGCGCGTACTACATGATCCTGGGGCTCACCCAGCTGCAGGGCCAGCCCTGCCTGATGATCCCCGACCTTTCGCAGCCCGACGGCCTGCTCTGGGGCGTCAACGCCCTGCCCATCGTCATGACCGTGGTCAACATCATCGCCACGCTGACCACCCCGGGCCTGACGCGCAAGGACACCCTGCAGGCCATCATCATCGCCTTCTTCTTCCTGGCGCTGCTGTACAACGCGGCCTCGGCCCTGCTCATCTTCTGGACCATGAACAACGTCTTCTTCCTGCTCCAGAACCTGCGCCTGCCCATCCGCCTGCCCCGTTTCCGCAAGCCCGGCTTTGCCCAGGGCGGCATGAACACCGTCATGGCCGCCACCATGCGCTCGGTCTACAGCCTGTCCTGCGCCGGTCTGGCCATCCTGATCTTCCTGTACGTGCCCTTCCAGTCCTACGCCAGCGACCCCAACTTCTTCGCCGCCGGTCCCCTGGACGTGCTGCTGGGCATGGTGCGCTACCTTTCGCTGACCTTCTTCGTGGTCTTCGTGCTCTGGCTCTGGTTCCCGGCCAAGGCCAAGACCATCCCGGCCTTCGTGGCCTTCTGGGCCCTGAGCCTCGCCTTCGTGAACCTTTTCGTGCTGCCCGGCCACTTCGGCGCCCTGGACGGCATCCGCTTCCTGCGTGAGGCCGCCCTCACCGGCCCCATGAGCACCTTCAAGGACGGCCTGCTGCCCGTGCTGGTGGCCCTGGGCCTGACGGCCCTGCTGTTCGCCTTCCCCAAGGTGCGCCTGCAGCTGCCGCGCGTGCTCTCCATCGCCGTGTTCTCCCTGGTGGCCCTCACGGCCTGGAACGCCCTGACCGCCGAAGAGCCCGAACAGGCCAAGACCAGCTTCACCCCGCCCGCCTATGTGGCTGACATGCAGTCCTATTCCAAGGACGGCGAAAACGTCATCGTCATCGTCATGGACATGTTCACCGGCGGCCATATCGAGCGGATGCTGGACGACCCCTGGTTCACCAACGGCTTCCGCAAGGGCATGGACGGCTTCGTCTGGTACCCCGACACCATCTCCATGGCCGACGCCACGGTCATGAGCCTGCCCAGCATCTACGGCGGCCACGCCTACAGCCCGGCGGCCGTCAACGCCCGCCGCGACGTGACCCTGGAAGAGAACATCAACAGCGCCTTTGCCGTGATGCCCCGCAACTTCGCGGCCCACGGCTACGATGTCTGCATGCTCAACGGCCTGGAGTTCTTCAACCAGGACTTCTATGAGCGTCACCTCGGCAAGGTGGAGAACGTCACCACCGTGCCCCAGGTCAAGGACGACTTCCAGCTCAAGTACCACCAGGGCACCAGCCTGCGGGACTTCAGCAGCTTCTTCGCCATGCTGGGCCTGTTCCAGGCCTCGCCCAACATCATCAAGCAGAAGATCTACGACGACGGCAACTGGCATGACGCCGGCGACGGCATCCTGGTGGCCAGCATGGACGCCTGCCGCGCGGGCGACGCCTTCTTCCGCTTCGCCTTCACCTCGGGCATCACCACCGATGCCCCGCGCAGCACGGCCAAGGTCTTCTACACCATGCTGTCCCACTACATGTGGCACTACGCCCCCGACCTCAAGGACGGCCAGCCCGAGATCGTGGCCGACCCCTATCCGGCCACCGTGGGCCAGCTCTTCTTCGTCGACGGCCTGCTGCCCGAACACTACTACGCCGAACGCCACCTGCTGCGTTATCTGATGATCTTCTTCGACCAGCTCAAGGAAGCCGGCATCTACGACAACACGCGCATCATCCTGGTCTCCGACCACGGCGAGAGCGACAGCCCCATGGTGCAGCGTGCCTACAACGACGGCAAGGAATACCCCGACGGTACCGTCTTCCAGACCGCGACCTACGCTCCCGGCCGTCCCCACGCCCTCCTGATGGTCAAGGAACCCCATCAGCGCGGCGAGCTGCGCATCAGCGATGCCTTCATGTCCAGCGCCGACGTGCCCACCCTGGCCCTGCAGGGCGTGGGTGCCTCCGACGAGTTCGAGATGCGTGACCCGGCCGCCCTGCCCAAGCCGCGCATCCTCACCCATGCCTGCGGCGGCGCGCGCTGGAGCGAGCACAAGGAGAACGCCTACATCTTCGAACAGTACCGCATGGAAGGCACCCTGTTCGATGCCTCCAAGTGCACGCGTGAAGGCGCCTACCAATAA
- a CDS encoding adenylosuccinate synthase, whose product MANTVIIGAQWGDEGKGKIVDMLSAQSGLIVRFQGGNNAGHTIKVQGKETILHLIPSGILHEDKNCLIGNGVVLDPFVFLKEVDELAAKGIDVSPSRLGISKKTHLIMPYHKSLDNAREAKRAGKKIGTTGRGIGPCYEDKASRVGLRAGDLTNPQLVREKVHHALLEKNVLLRELYKYDTLDENQVCEELLAIAPRITPYLKDASSEIQKAQAAGQDILFEGAQGIHLDIDHGTYPFVTSSSTVASSAAAGSGVGPSALERVVGIVKAYTTRVGSGPFPTELEDDTGRYIQTNGHEFGATTGRPRRCGWLDVVILRETVRLCGLTDIALTKLDVLQNLPALQICVAYELDGQRLEYPPQEEGALGRVKPIYEEMPGFEDDISQCTSVEQLPDNVRAYIARIEELTGVRVSFISVGADRAQTIVR is encoded by the coding sequence ATGGCAAATACGGTCATTATCGGCGCCCAGTGGGGCGACGAGGGCAAGGGAAAGATTGTGGACATGCTCAGCGCGCAGAGCGGGCTGATCGTGCGTTTCCAGGGCGGCAACAACGCCGGCCACACCATCAAGGTCCAGGGCAAGGAGACCATCCTGCACCTGATCCCCTCGGGCATCCTGCACGAGGACAAAAACTGCCTGATCGGCAACGGTGTGGTGCTGGACCCCTTCGTCTTCCTCAAGGAAGTGGACGAACTGGCGGCCAAGGGCATCGACGTGTCCCCCAGCCGTCTGGGCATCAGCAAAAAGACCCACCTGATCATGCCCTACCACAAGAGCCTGGACAATGCCCGCGAAGCCAAGCGTGCCGGCAAGAAGATCGGCACCACCGGCCGCGGCATCGGCCCCTGCTATGAGGACAAGGCTTCCCGCGTGGGCCTGCGTGCCGGTGACCTCACCAACCCGCAGCTGGTGCGCGAAAAAGTGCATCACGCCCTGCTGGAAAAGAACGTCCTGCTGCGCGAGCTCTACAAGTACGACACCCTGGACGAGAACCAGGTCTGCGAAGAGCTGCTGGCCATCGCCCCGCGCATCACGCCCTATCTGAAGGACGCCTCCTCCGAGATCCAGAAGGCCCAGGCCGCCGGTCAGGACATCCTGTTCGAAGGCGCCCAGGGCATCCACCTGGACATCGACCACGGCACCTATCCCTTCGTGACCTCCTCCAGCACCGTGGCCAGCTCCGCCGCCGCCGGCAGCGGTGTGGGCCCCTCCGCCCTGGAGCGCGTGGTGGGCATCGTCAAGGCCTACACCACCCGCGTGGGCTCCGGCCCCTTCCCCACCGAGCTGGAAGACGACACCGGCCGCTACATCCAGACCAACGGTCATGAGTTCGGCGCTACCACCGGCCGTCCGCGCCGCTGCGGCTGGCTGGACGTGGTCATCCTGCGCGAGACCGTGCGCCTGTGCGGCCTTACCGACATCGCCCTGACCAAGCTGGACGTGCTCCAGAACCTGCCCGCCCTGCAGATCTGCGTGGCTTACGAACTGGACGGCCAGCGTCTGGAATACCCCCCGCAGGAAGAAGGCGCCCTGGGCCGCGTGAAGCCCATCTATGAAGAAATGCCCGGCTTCGAGGACGACATCAGCCAGTGCACCAGCGTCGAGCAGCTGCCCGACAACGTGCGCGCCTACATCGCCCGCATCGAAGAGCTCACCGGCGTGCGCGTCTCCTTCATCTCCGTGGGTGCCGACCGCGCCCAGACCATCGTCCGTTAA